A genome region from Nicotiana tabacum cultivar K326 chromosome 13, ASM71507v2, whole genome shotgun sequence includes the following:
- the LOC142167874 gene encoding 5-epiaristolochene 1,3-dihydroxylase-like yields the protein MQFFSLVSIFLFLSFLFLLRKWKNSNSQSKKLPPGPWKIPILGSMLHMIGGEPHHVLRDLAKKYGPLMHLQLGEISAVVVTSREMAKEVLKTHDMVFASRPKIVAMDIICYNQSDIAFSPYGDQWRQMRKICVMELLNAKNVRSFSSIRRDEVVRLIDSIRSDSSSGELVNFTQRIIWFASSMTCRSAFGQVLKGQDIFAKKIREVIGLAEGFDVVDIFPSYKFLHVLSGMKRKLLNAHLKVDAIVEDVINEHKKNLAAGKSNGALGGEDLIDVLLRLKNDTSLQFPITNNNIKAVIVDMFAAGTETSSTTTVWAMAEMMKNPSVFTKAQAEVREAFRDKVSFDENDVEELKYLKLVIKETLRLHPPSPLLVPRECREDTDINGYTIPAKTKVMVNVWALGRDPKYWDDAESFKPERFEQCSMDFFGNNFEFLPFGGGRRICPGMSFGLANLYLPLAQLLYHFDWKLPTGIKPRDLDLTELSGITIARKGDLYLNATPYQPSRLI from the exons ATGCAATTCTTCAGCTTGGTTTCCATTTTCCTATTCCTATCTTTCCTATTTTTGTTGAGGAAATGGAAGAACTCTAATAGCCAAAGCAAAAAATTGCCACCAGGTCCATGGAAAATACCAATACTAGGAAGTATGCTTCATATGATTGGTGGAGAACCACACCATGTCCTTAGAGATTTAGCCAAAAAATATGGACCACTTATGCACCTTCAGTTAGGTGAAATTTCTGCAGTTGTGGTTACTTCTAGGGAGATGGCAAAAGAAGTACTAAAAACTCATGACATGGTTTTTGCATCTAGGCCTAAAATTGTAGCCATGGACATTATCTGTTATAACCAGTCCGACATTGCCTTTAGCCCTTATGGCGACCAGTGGAGACAAATGCGTAAAATTTGTGTCATGGAACTTCTCAATGCAAAGAATGTTCGGTCCTTCAGCTCGATCAGACGTGATGAAGTCGTTCGTCTCATTGACTCTATCCGGTCAGATTCTTCTTCTGGTGAGCTAGTTAATTTTACGCAGAGGATCATTTGGTTTGCAAGCTCCATGACGTGTAGATCAGCATTTGGGCAAGTACTCAAGGGGCAAGATATATTTGCAAAAAAGATCAGAGAAGTAATAGGATTAGCAGAAGGCTTTGATGTGGTAGACATCTTCCCTTCATACAAGTTTCTTCATGTTCTCAGTGGAATGAAGCGTAAACTTCTGAATGCCCACCTTAAGGTAGATGCCATTGTTGAGGATGTCATCAACGAGCACAAGAAAAATCTTGCAGCTGGCAAGAGTAATGGTGCATTAGGAGGTGAAGATCTAATTGATGTCCTACTAAGACTTAAGAATGATACAAGTCTTCAATTTCCCATCAccaacaacaatatcaaagctGTTATTGTT GACATGTTTGCTGCCGGAACGGAAACTTCATCAACAACAACTGTATGGGCTATGGCTGAAATGATGAAGAATCCAAGTGTATTCACCAAAGCTCAAGCAGAAGTGCGAGAAGCCTTTAGGGACAAAGTATCTTTTGATGAAAACGATGTGGAGGAGCTGAAATACTTAAAGTTAGTCATTAAAGAAACTTTGAGACTTCATCCACCCTCTCCACTTTTGGTCCCAAGAGAATGCAGGGAAGACACAGATATAAACGGCTACACTATTCCTGCGAAGACCAAAGTTATGGTTAATGTTTGGGCATTGGGAAGAGATCCAAAATATTGGGATGACGCCGAAAGCTTTAAGCCAGAGAGATTTGAGCAATGCTCTATGGATTTTTTTGGTAATAATTTTGAGTTTCTTCCCTTTGGTGGTGGACGGAGAATTTGTCCTGGAATGTCATTTGGTTTAGCTAATCTTTACTTGCCATTGGCCCAATTGCTGTATCACTTCGACTGGAAACTCCCAACTGGAATCAAGCCAAGAGACTTGGACTTGACTGAATTATCTGGAATAACTATTGCTAGAAAGGGTGACCTTTACTTAAATGCCACTCCTTATCAACCGTCGAGACTAATTTAA
- the LOC142168264 gene encoding uncharacterized protein LOC142168264: MAVDDDTSDSTSSPNVNKDTLDSTNPLYMHPSESAGSTLVPVVFDGTGYRSWRRGVLRGLSVKNKVGFIIGKCKKPDSDHPTFEQWERCDDMVTSWILNSLSKDLADSLQYVVDAKEL, encoded by the coding sequence ATGGCGGTAGATGACGATACTTCGGATTCAACTAGTTCACCAAATGTAAACAAGGATACGTTAGATTCGACCAATCCCTTGTACATGCATCCTTCAGAGAGTGCCGGATCGACACTAGTGCCGGTGGTATTTGACGGAACTGGTTATAGATCCTGGAGAAGAGGCGTCCTCAGAGGTCTCTCAGTGAAGAATAAAGTCGGTTTCATCATCGGAAAATGTAAGAAGCCAGATTCCGACCATCCGACATTTGAGCAGTGGGAGAGATGCGACGACATGGTCACATCGTGGATTCTCAACTCACTTTCAAAGGATTTGGCAGATAGCTTACAGTATGTGGTCGATGCCAAGGAATTGTGA